Genomic DNA from Comamonas resistens:
GCCGACTGCGTGGACCGCGAGCAGCGTGTGCTGGGCAACACCGGCGTGGAATTGCGCCGCGTCAGCCCCACGCTCACCGAGCAGGAGCGCAGCGCGATCGATGCTCGCCGCCGCCAGGATCAGGCCGAGCAGGCCCGCGTGCGCGAGGAACGCTCGCGCGATCGCGCCATGCTGCTGCGCTATCCGAACCAGGCCAGCCATGATGCAGCGCGCAATGAGGCGCTGAGCCAGGTTAGCGATGTGAATGCCGTGGCCCAGCAGCGCCTGAGCGAGCTCAAGCAGCGTCGCACCAAGCTCAATACCGAGCTGGAGTTCTATCAGAACGACCCGAAGAAGGCTCCCGCCAATCTGCGCCGTCAGCTCAAGGACAACAGCGAGTCCCAGGAAGAGCAGCTGCGCTTCATCAAGCAGCAGGATGAAGAGCAGCAGCGCATCAACCAGCGCTTCGATGCGGAGCTGCAGCAGCTGCGCAGGCTCTGGGGCCAGGCGCAGGCCCCTGCTGTCGCGCGCTGAGCGCTGTCACTCAAATGGTTTGTGCAGGGCCATGACGCGGCCCAGCAGCAAGGCCGCAACCCAGGCCAGTCCGCCCACGATCAGGGGAATCTGCGTCAGCAGCGAAGCCTGCGCCATCAGCAGCAGCGCGTCGGCCCGCCATAGCGCACCATAGCCCTTGAGCAATCCATAGCCCAGCCACAGCAGCAAGCCTGCCGTGGCCAAGGCCGCCATGGAGCGCGAGGCGCGACCGTCGCGGCTGCCTACGGGAATGCGCAGCGCCCTGCGCCAGAGCCAGCCTACGGCAGCCAGTACCAGCAGCACGCAGGCAGCGACGGACAGCGGCAGCCATAGCGAAAGAGGAATCATCGACATGGCGCGGCACTTTATCCCAGACATGAAAAAACCCACCGAAGTGGGTTTCTCGCGAAAAGGCGCGAATCAGCAGGCTTTCCAGACGCCGGGGCTGCCTGTCACGGGCTGTATGCCCAGCACGACTTCATGACGCTGCAGCAGCTCGTCAAAGGTCTTGGTCGATTCGCTGCTGGCGGCGCTGCCTTCGTATTCCGTGGCGGCCTGAGCGGCGGTGAAGGAATGCGGGCCGAAGCTCTGCACGATGTTGCGCAGCTTGTCGAGGTTGGGGGTGAACACGGCGTTCATGGCAACTCCTTTAAGGCAATCAAGATTGGGGGTGAACACGGCGTTCATGGCAACTCCTTTAAGGCAATCAAGAGGGCTTGAGAAGCAGTGTAGTGCCCGGTGCCGGATGGGCAAGAGGCCAAGTCTCTAGGAACTTCTAGGAGTTGATGCTGAGCAAGGTGCGAATGACATCCGAGCGGGTGATGACGCCCACCAGCAGATCGCCGCGCTGCACGGCGATGAATTGCACGGTGTGGGAAGCCAGCTCGTGCAGCAGATCGCCAACCGGGGTGGATTCCTGCACGCAGAGTTCGGGCTCGCGCATCATGTCCTGGGCAATGGCCTGGGGTCCGCTCCGTCTGGCGGGGCGGCGCAGCCGCTGCCACAGGCTTTTTTGCTGCTGGTCGCGGTGGCCTTGCCAGAGCCAGTCAAACAGGTCGGCGCGCAGCACGCGGCCTATGAGCTGGCCTTTGTCGTCCACCACGGGCAGGCTTTTGACCAGATGGCGGTGAAACAGATCGGCCACGATCTCCAGAGAGGTCTGGGGGCTGACCGTCAGCAACTGGGACGACATGACCTGGCCGCAGCTGATGGCGGCAAAGCGGCGCTTGATGGCTTCTTCCTCGGCGGCAGCCAGCAGGTCGCCCAGGTCGTCGGTGGTGAGGTTGTAGGACTGGTCAAAGCGGGTCAGCAGGGCCTGAAGATCACCTTGCGACAGGGCCAGCTTGCCGGCCTGGGGCTGGGCGGCAACGGCCGGCGCGGCATGGGGGCGATGCAGATAGGCGCGGCCCGTGGCGCGATGAAACAGCACGCCGGCCAGCACCAGGCAGGCAGTCATCACCGCCATGGGCACCAGCAGCCACCAACCCAGGGGTAGCAGGCTGGAGGCCGACAGCACGGTCAGCAGTGCCACGGCGCCGCCTGGGGGGTGCAGGGCGCGGCAGGCCAGCATGATGGCGATGGCGCCGCCCACGGCCAGCGCGGCGCTCAGAGGCAGCGGCATGGACGGTGCCAGCTGCAGCAGGGTCAGCGTCCACAGTGCCGAGACGGTATTGCCCACCACGCAGTTCCAGGGCTGGGCCAGCGGGCTGCTGGGCACGGCAAATACCAGCACGGCCGTGGCGCCCAACGGGGCAAAAAGGAATAGCAGACCGGTATGGGCAAACCGATCGGCCCAGGCCAGCAGGCCGACGATGGCCATGCCCAGCGCGGCTCCCAGAATGGCGCGCAGCAGTTCTCTGCTGGAGGGGCGGGTGCTGACGGGCCCCAGTTGCAGCCACAGTGTTTGCAGTGCAGTCATTTTTTAATTGATAGCGGCTTGCGCAATGTCGTATTGGGTTTGCACGCATTTTCAATAAAAAGCCCCACCGGGCTGTCGGTGGGGCTTTGCGACCAGAGGCCTGCGTTCAGGCTGCGGTTTGCAGCGCTCCGGCGCTCAGCACCTCATCCAGGGACTTGCGGCCGGAGGGCACTTCGCGTTCGCGCAGGTCGTCGGGCAGCGTGGCTGCGTCGGCACGCAGGCCCACGGCGATCACGACCTCGGGTACCAGATTTGCGGGCAGGCCCAGCACCTGGCGCGCCTCGTCGGCCGAGAAGCCGCCCATGGCGTGGGTGGCCAGGCCCATGGCGTGGGCTTCCAGGGCCAGGTAGCCCCAGGCACAGCCCGCGTCAAAGCTGTGCTTGCCGGGGGAGGCTTCGGTATCGGACAGCAGCACGATCAACGCGCCGGCATTCAGGCACCAGCGGCGATTGAACTCGTTGGGGATGTTGGAGAAGGCCTCCCAGTTTGCATCGCCGCGCAGCGCATAGGCAAAGTGCCAGGGCTGCTTGTTGCTGGCCGAAGGCGCCCAGCGGGCGGCGTCCACCAGTTGCTCGACCTGGGCCGTGGTCAGTGCCTCGGGCACAAAGGCGCGGGGCGACATGCGCTGCAGAAACTGGGACTGGATGGGGGTGGCAGTGGTTCTGGTGGTCATTGTGAAATCCGACAAACAAAAAGGCCCGGCCTGCCATGTGCAAACCGGGCCAGCAACGATAGCGCAAGCAGGGCCAGTCTATCGGGCCTATGGGTTTCAGGACTTGTGATCGCGTTCGGCCTGCTGGCTCATCTGGCGCATGTGGCGCTCCATGCGGATCATCACCAGCACCATCACCACCATCACCAGGCAGGAGACCAGCATGGTCAGGAAGGCGGTCTCTATGCCGCCGAAGTCCCACTTCTGGGCATCGGGATCCTCGCCGCGCAGGGTCTGGGCCGTGCGGTCAAATGCCATGGTGTAGTTGGTCAGCAGCGTGGAGACGATCTGTGCGGCCGACTGCTGCTGCAGCTTGGCGCTGAGCTTTTCGTTGGCCAGCACCAGCTGCAGGCCGGCAGGCAGGCCCTTGATATAGGCGGCGTAGGAGCCTTCGCCATGCTCCATCTCGGCCATCTGGGCGCGATCGTTGATTTCGGTAGCCAGGTTGACGGGGTTGCTCAGCATCTCCTCGTCATCCGCTGCAGCGTCGGTCGCGGCCTCGGCGGCTGCATCGACCGCAGCGCGGGCCATCATGTCTTCACGCGTCAGATTGATGCGGCGGGCCGTCCAGGCCGCATCCACGGCAGCGGCGGCAGCGTCTGCAGCCTCCTTGTCGCAGCAGGAGTTTTCGCGGGCTTCGCGCATCTTGATCTGGCGTGCCACCTCGTCGGCCGAAGGCACGGCATCACCCTTGAGCAGCGGATGGATGGGCTCCAGACCCTGGCTGCTGTTTTCCTTCTCGATGCGCTTGCGGGCTGCCGTGTCCTTGTAGATGAAGCCGCGCAGCAGGCCGTCGGCCTTCTGGAAGGAGGGGCGCAGTTCCGGGTCGGCCAGACGCTTTTCAATGGCCACCTGGGTGGACATGCTGTTGAGGTCCCGGCCGGTCTCTTCTTCCATGAACTTCAGGTCGAGCTTGGCGTCCTTCCAGTCCAGCGGCGCCTGGGTGACCGAGGCCATGCTGGCCTCCTGCTTCTTGGGTTTGAAGTGATCCCAGGCCCAGATACCCATGCCCACGAGGGCAAAGACCATGAACGCGAGCAAAACAATGCGCACCAGGAAGACCATCAGGTCCTCGATGCGGCGAAAAACAGTAAACATGCCAACAATCCTTTAAAAAATAAGTCGCATGCTGCGCCTTCAGCTATGAAATTTGCAGCACCCTATGGGCGGGGATTCTAGAAAATGAAAGCGGAAGTCTTAGTTTTTTACAAATTCTTGATTCCGCTTGGTAGGCACTTGCTTCGCGTTTGTGCCGGTGAAATGCTTGCCTTGTGCATGAACAGGAATCTGGCGGGCGCTGGTCTGCGCGGCACAAATGCAACAGATTGCACCCAGAAGCCGTACCGAAATACCCAATTCGCTTTAATGGGGTTTTCACCGATCTAAGGACAGGCTCATGGGCAAGACATCGCTGGATAAATCGAAGATCAAGTTTCTGCTGCTGGAAGGTATTCACCCATCGGCGCTCAAGGTGCTGAGCGATGCGGGCTACACCAATGTGGAGGCGCTGTCCGGTGCGCTGGAGGGCGAGGAGCTCAAGCGCAAGATCGCCGATGTGCACTTTGTAGGCATCCGCTCGCGCACGCAGCTGACCGAGGAAGTGTTTGCCGCCGCGCAAAAGCTCGTGGCCGTAGGGTGTTTCTGCATCGGCACCAACCAGGTGGACCTCAACGCAGCGCGCGAGCGTGGTGTGGTGGTCTTCAACGCACCTTACTCGAACACCCGCTCCGTGGCCGAACTGGTGCTGGGCGAGGCCATCCTGCTGCTGCGCGGCATTCCCGAGAAGAACGCCGTATCCCACCGGGGCGGCTGGAAGAAGAGCGCAGAGAACTCCTTCGAGATTCGCGGCAAGACGCTGGGCATTGTCGGCTATGGCTCCATCGGTACGCAGCTGTCGGTGCTGGCCGAAGGCCTGGGCATGAAGGTCATCTTCCACGACGTGGTCACCAAGCTGCCGCTGGGCAACGCCCACCAGGCTGCCAGCCTGAACGAGCTGCTGGGCCGGGCCGATATCGTGACCCTGCATGTGCCCGAGCTGGCTTCCACCCACGGCATGCTGGGTGCGGCGCAGATTGCGGCCATGAAGCCGGGCAGCATTCTGATCAATGCTTCGCGCGGCACCGTGGTCGATATCGAGGCACTGGCCGAAGCCCTCAAGGCCGGCAAGCTGCTGGGTGCGGCCATCGACGTTTTTCCCAAGGAGCCCAAGAGCAACAAGGATGAGTTCCTCTCGCCGCTGCGCGGCATGGACAACGTCATCCTCACGCCGCATATCGGTGGCTCCACCATGGAGGCTCAGGCCAATATCGGCCTTGAAGTGGCGGAAAAACTGGTCAAGTACAGCGACAACGGAACGACCACCTCGGCCGTCAACTTCCCCGAAGTGGCACTGCCCGAGCACCCGGGCAACAACCGCATCCTGCATGTGCACGAGAACCGCCCCGGCATTCTCTCGGCCATCAACCAGGTGTTTGCCGACAACGGCATCAATATTGCCGGTCAGTACCTGCGTACCGACGAAAAGGTCGGCTATGTGGTGATCGATATCGACGCCAAGTCCTCGGCGCTGGCGCTGGAAAAGCTGGCGCAGATTGCTGGCACCATCCGCTGCCGGGTTCTGTTCTAAGGCCGCCAGCACAAAAAGGAAGCTTCGGCTTCCTTTTTTGATAGCTGCATGCGCTTTACAGGTAAGACCTTAAGGGCAAAAAAGCTTATTTTCTGGCTGGGCCCACATGAGCCTGGAGCTGGGAGCGCAGCTCTCCAAGAACGGCTTGATCGGGGTCTGCGACCTTGGGCACGATGTAATAGAGATTGGGTTGCAGATACAGCAGCATGAATTCGGCGTTCTCGGCCCATTGGATGAGAAAGTTCCAGGGCACTCTGGATTCTCCCTGGCTGGAGCGCATCGTCAGCTCACCATCGCTCAGCTCCAGTGTCTGGGCCTGATGCATGGCCGGATAGCGGCGATAGGCGCGTTGGGCCATGGGGCGGACATACATCTGAAAGCTGGAGGTGGCTACCAGCACATAAATGGCGCCACCCACGGCCAGCCAATAGGTCTTGAGCCGAAGGCTGGTCACAAAGATCAGCACGCCCAGGATGGCCATCAGATAACGCAGCCAGTGGGTCCAGCGGGGTCTGAGCTGGGCATGCAGGCGCAGTGCCGCGACATATTGCTCTTCGTCGATGTGATAGGTCAGAGAGGCCATGGCGGCGATGATACGGGCTGGCCCGGGCGTGCTGGCTCGACTCGCGCTGCCCGGCCGCTTGCCCTGATGGGGTTCTTGGATCAGTGAGAGTGAAACCATGAAACGTGGATTTTTTGTGCCTGCGGCGCAGGCAGACGGCGGTGAGCAACCCTACCGGCGGGGCAATTTCAGCTGCGCCCATGAATGGCTGGAAGACGTCGGCGGCATGGATGAGCTGCTGCAGGTGCTGGATGCGCTGAGCGCTGCCGACCCGCTGCACCGTTATCTGTGCACGCTGGATGACATCAGCCAGTGCAGCTATACCTGCGGACATGCGGGGCAGGATGACCGCCTGTATCTGGAGGAGACCGGTGAGGACGGCATGGACTGGGACGACCCTGTTCAGCTGGCCGCCTGGGAGCAGGCGTCGCTGCAGCATCGCATCCGCCAGATGGGCCATCCCGAGCTGATCCAAAGCTGGGATCAGGTCTGCGGCACGCTGGCCACGGCGGCCTGCGACGTGAAGGCCCTGTTGCAGGCCAACCGGGAGCCGGACGCGCTGCTTGACGATGTGGTCTATGTGCAGCGCATTCCGGTGCCGGCGGAGGACCTCAAGATCGCTGCCCAGCCCAATGGCTATTTCAGCGCCGACTGGGACACGTTTCAGAACCACGCCATCATCCGCCACCTAGCCGGGCAGCACGGTTATCGCTTTTTCGGCATGGGCGCAGCCTGGATGGGGTTTGTGCGGGCCGAGCCGTTGACAGCCGAACAGGCCGTGCGCCTGGTGGCTGACCTGCGGGATCTCTATGGCCGTGGACGGGAGCAGGTAGTTGCCCATGCGGGCTGGAGCGAGCTGCAGCAGCTGCTGCAAGGCCAGCGCCTGCTGATGCTGGGCTATGTGGAAAACCTGTCCGAGTCGCTGGGAATGGATGATGAGGAGTGCTGAGCTACTTGCAATCTGATAGCTGCTTGCGCTTGAGTATCAAGGGCTGGGGGCTTGAAAGGCATTGAGATTCCAGCGCTTGCGGAGTCTGGGCTGGGCGTTCCCGGTTACAAGAGCTTACCGTGTGCCGCTCTCGTCGGAATGTGTTTTTGAGGGGCGGTGCAGGTGCAGCGCTTAAGCTTGGGCGCAATCCCCCCTGTCCATGCTCCTGTCGCTGCACAACGGCCCCGGTGCTGGTTCAGGTTTTTCATTCACTTCCATGGCAACGCGCCAATGCTGCCGATAGACAACAACGGCCAGACCGTGCCTGACTTCACAGCCCAGGCCTGCGCCCAGAGCCGACACGACTTATGCAAATCAGGTTCAAGCCAGAAATTTGCCCTGTGGGATCGCTCCCTGTGCATCCGCAGTGGCGGCCTAGCTTGTTTGCGTAAGTCCTAGCCTATAAACATGGTCAAGACCTCCCGAACCTACTTCTGTCCGCAATGCGGGGCCCGGCGCAGTCATCCCGTCGCGGGCCTCAGCGGCCAGCATGTCTGCGAGAGCTGCGGTACCACGTTTGCGGTGGGGACCGGCGCTACTCCCGATGTCACTGCCTTGCCTTTGCAAGCGCACCGGCAACTGCTGGACAGGTACCGCAATGCCGTGATCGCGGTGGTGCTGGCGCTGGTGGCCGCCATGTTCCTGCTGCCGCTGCTGGTGGATCTGAAAAAAAGCAGCCGCACCGTGGCTGCGGCGCAGAGCCGGGGCAGAGCCGATATGTCGGCCCTGCATGAAGCGGGTGGCAAGTTCAGCCGCATTGATGTGTACAAAAACCGCACCGACCAGAACGAGGATGAATACCGGATCGAGGTCAGCGACATGCAAAGCGGTGCCGCCCTGTCGCAGCCACAGTTCTACCGTTTTCCCTGGATGCAGAACGGAGGGGAATTCAAGAACTTCAGCGACGGCAATCTCTATTTGCAGCTCAAGGAGGCGACGGTGCTGCGTTTTGACCCCGGGGCGCAGCAGTTTGTGGACCTCAGCCCTTTGCTGATGGCCCAGTTCCCGAGCGAGTTGGGCGTGGGCCTGGCCGGAGTTCGCTTCTCCTATGACGACAGGCCGGACTGCCTTCAGGTCGTGACCAATGATGGCCGCAAATACCATGTGTACTGGGTGGCGGGCCAGATTCTGGACGCCGAAGTCGCGAGCCAGCTCGATGAGCAGCGAGCTGCCAAGGCTCGCCAGACCCGCAAGTACTACCGCTATGCCCCCCTGGACAAGGGATCGTCGTTGGAGAAGCGCTTTCTGCTGGTGCAGTACTGGAACAAATACGAAAACGGCCAGCCCCAGTACCTGACCCACTTCGAGCTCAAGCCCCTGGAGGAAGCTGGGAGTTTTGATCGCGATGTCGGTGGCGGTTATGCCGTCAGCCATTATTCGGTCACTCGCGGTCTGGTGAGGCTGGAGGTGATCGATGCCACGCCGCGTTTCCAGGCCGAGGTGCTGGCGGAGAACGCCACACGTCTGTTGCTGTCCTATAGCGCCACGCCGGAGCAGGGCAAGGGGCGCATGCTGCAGTTGCTGGACAAGCAGAACAATCAGATCGTCTGGAGCCGGGATGTGGCCCAGATCCCTTTGCTGGCGCGCGAGCGCGGCGGCATCTATGCCAGGGCCCAGGGCCTGCCCTCGGGCTTTTTCATGCAGGGCAGCAGCCTGGAGCCCGGCTATCTGATGGATAACCAAGGGGAGCTGGTGCACGAGTTTTCGTGGCGCTAAGGGTTGCGCAGAACATAGAAAGAAAACACAGAAAGAGCACAGGACATGGCCGTACAGATCACAACCCTTGTCTGCCCACAATGCGGGTCGGGCCGCTGCACCAAGGCGGCGGGCACACCCAATCTGTTCGCCTGCAGTGCCTGCGGCACGGAGTTCGTACTCAGCGACAGC
This window encodes:
- a CDS encoding HPP family protein; protein product: MTALQTLWLQLGPVSTRPSSRELLRAILGAALGMAIVGLLAWADRFAHTGLLFLFAPLGATAVLVFAVPSSPLAQPWNCVVGNTVSALWTLTLLQLAPSMPLPLSAALAVGGAIAIMLACRALHPPGGAVALLTVLSASSLLPLGWWLLVPMAVMTACLVLAGVLFHRATGRAYLHRPHAAPAVAAQPQAGKLALSQGDLQALLTRFDQSYNLTTDDLGDLLAAAEEEAIKRRFAAISCGQVMSSQLLTVSPQTSLEIVADLFHRHLVKSLPVVDDKGQLIGRVLRADLFDWLWQGHRDQQQKSLWQRLRRPARRSGPQAIAQDMMREPELCVQESTPVGDLLHELASHTVQFIAVQRGDLLVGVITRSDVIRTLLSINS
- a CDS encoding YcxB family protein, with the translated sequence MASLTYHIDEEQYVAALRLHAQLRPRWTHWLRYLMAILGVLIFVTSLRLKTYWLAVGGAIYVLVATSSFQMYVRPMAQRAYRRYPAMHQAQTLELSDGELTMRSSQGESRVPWNFLIQWAENAEFMLLYLQPNLYYIVPKVADPDQAVLGELRSQLQAHVGPARK
- a CDS encoding DUF4124 domain-containing protein, which gives rise to MKQAWQARIGGVLLVAAWAGAALAQAGANQGSIYACTDAKGRRITADRPIADCVDREQRVLGNTGVELRRVSPTLTEQERSAIDARRRQDQAEQARVREERSRDRAMLLRYPNQASHDAARNEALSQVSDVNAVAQQRLSELKQRRTKLNTELEFYQNDPKKAPANLRRQLKDNSESQEEQLRFIKQQDEEQQRINQRFDAELQQLRRLWGQAQAPAVAR
- the serA gene encoding phosphoglycerate dehydrogenase, whose protein sequence is MGKTSLDKSKIKFLLLEGIHPSALKVLSDAGYTNVEALSGALEGEELKRKIADVHFVGIRSRTQLTEEVFAAAQKLVAVGCFCIGTNQVDLNAARERGVVVFNAPYSNTRSVAELVLGEAILLLRGIPEKNAVSHRGGWKKSAENSFEIRGKTLGIVGYGSIGTQLSVLAEGLGMKVIFHDVVTKLPLGNAHQAASLNELLGRADIVTLHVPELASTHGMLGAAQIAAMKPGSILINASRGTVVDIEALAEALKAGKLLGAAIDVFPKEPKSNKDEFLSPLRGMDNVILTPHIGGSTMEAQANIGLEVAEKLVKYSDNGTTTSAVNFPEVALPEHPGNNRILHVHENRPGILSAINQVFADNGINIAGQYLRTDEKVGYVVIDIDAKSSALALEKLAQIAGTIRCRVLF
- a CDS encoding nitroreductase family protein is translated as MSPRAFVPEALTTAQVEQLVDAARWAPSASNKQPWHFAYALRGDANWEAFSNIPNEFNRRWCLNAGALIVLLSDTEASPGKHSFDAGCAWGYLALEAHAMGLATHAMGGFSADEARQVLGLPANLVPEVVIAVGLRADAATLPDDLREREVPSGRKSLDEVLSAGALQTAA